A section of the Anabaena cylindrica PCC 7122 genome encodes:
- a CDS encoding glycosyltransferase family 2 protein: MNLPKELSISVIIPVYNGGESFRQCLLRISASILKPTEVIVVADGDKDDSWQVAADWGAKVIRLKENSGPAQARNVGVVAAEGEILFFVDADVAIAPDTINRVRLAFTEDASLAAVIGSYDDTPGASNFLSQYKNLLHHYTHQNANEDAFTFWGACGAIRRDIFLAMGGFDENYRRPCVEDIELGYRLKAAGYKIRLDKALQVKHLKQWGIVSLVKADVCDRALPWTQLILRQGEMRSDLNLAWSSRVSVILVYSLLLTLFASFWLHPLLIFSMIISLLLIIINLSIYRFFLYKRGIIFTFKVLPWHWFYYFYSGLAFIMGMIYVKF; encoded by the coding sequence ATGAATTTGCCAAAAGAGCTATCAATTTCAGTCATTATTCCGGTTTATAATGGTGGCGAGAGTTTCCGCCAGTGCTTGTTACGTATTAGCGCATCTATACTAAAGCCCACAGAGGTGATTGTGGTGGCTGATGGGGATAAGGATGATTCTTGGCAGGTAGCAGCAGACTGGGGTGCAAAAGTCATTAGACTGAAGGAGAATAGTGGACCGGCACAAGCGAGAAATGTAGGTGTTGTTGCGGCTGAAGGAGAAATTCTGTTTTTTGTAGATGCTGATGTGGCGATCGCTCCAGATACCATCAATCGGGTCAGATTAGCGTTTACAGAAGATGCAAGTCTAGCCGCTGTGATTGGTTCATACGATGATACTCCAGGAGCCAGTAATTTTCTATCTCAATATAAAAATCTTTTACATCACTATACCCATCAAAATGCTAATGAGGATGCTTTTACGTTTTGGGGTGCTTGCGGTGCGATTCGTCGTGATATCTTTTTGGCTATGGGGGGTTTTGATGAAAATTATCGCCGTCCTTGTGTGGAAGATATTGAATTAGGTTATCGACTCAAAGCCGCAGGTTATAAAATTCGACTCGACAAGGCTTTGCAAGTTAAACATTTGAAACAATGGGGAATAGTTTCTCTGGTTAAAGCTGATGTATGCGATCGCGCTTTACCTTGGACTCAATTAATACTCCGTCAAGGAGAAATGCGCTCTGATTTGAATCTTGCTTGGTCTAGTCGGGTAAGTGTAATTTTAGTTTACTCTTTATTACTAACTTTATTTGCTAGTTTTTGGCTACATCCGCTACTAATTTTCAGTATGATAATTAGTTTATTACTGATAATTATTAACTTGTCAATCTACCGCTTTTTTCTCTACAAGCGAGGCATTATATTTACCTTCAAGGTTTTACCTTGGCACTGGTTTTACTATTTTTACAGCGGGTTAGCTTTTATCATGGGCATGATTTATGTAAAATTTTGA